The genomic DNA TATAATTTTAGAGAATTTCGGATTCCCCCTGCTATATCATTGATAGTTCAGTTTACCCTCTGCCATATtatcgattttgtacagtcaaaattcataaaggtacaaaactaaaaaattttaaattatacgGTTGaaatctaaataatttttttttacaggagggTAAACCAAAAATAGCTAATATTACAAGgggaaaaacatatattaacccaataattaaattaaaatacaaacatatttacataaataattatgttactggataaaaaataaaaaaataaaaaaaacgtaAACTTTTTAAAGGAATATTGAAGGAGTTCAAAGAAAGAAGTCACATATTCCATCCGGTAACTACTAACtttactatataaaaaaaataagagtttttctacttgcaccctagttaatcatggttgcattccaaaatgacaagattaccctttcataaaatttaatctaaaacttagttgaagtaggtcatataaactgagtttaagtgtatatacttaatctcagtttaagtaggttcatgtaaactgagtttaagtaggtcatgtaaacttaatttaagtgtacatctaaaagttcaatcttattcaatgattatacgtcatctcagtttaagtatgcacatgtaaactcagtttaagtaggttcatgtaaacttaatttaagtaggttcatgtaaactcagtttatgtAAGTTAGGTCATGTACACTCAATTTAAATTTACGTAGGTCAtctaaactcagtttaagtaggttcatgtaaactcagtttaagtaggttcatgtaaacttagtttacacgaacctacttaaactgagtttaagttaACCTttccaatgtaaattaaaactgtaatcgtacagtgcatcagtgcagttgaaggaaaaaaattgaaactagcaaatagaagaagaaattcacttatttatatccaattgagtatggatgaaaaatattttgattcactatttaattttcatggagattgatattgaacatcaaattgtttgatcgatcgctttgtggggtgaaagagggtgaaactcactgacaatgaataaaattagggttttaagaaaatttatataaaaggataattttggtattataaaaaacttttaagaaaatttgagtataaccagaaaaacatggggtgtaaatagaaaaacttaaaaaataaataacatttgcttattaaaaagaagaaataaattgTAAATTTACTCAAACAACCGCACTACACaagttgtcaaaaagaaaagcaTATACTATATCACCTCTCTAATCATATACTATATCaagttgtcaaaaagaaaagcaTATACGAcctaaagaaatataaaataaatcatatattatGAATCAAAAGGAAGAAAGTAAAGGCCTCACTCATGGTGTtacactttttcatttttctacaACGCGTAGTGAAAAGGGAACTATTGGAGAGAAAGTCGTTAAAGGTTAATTACAGAGATCAAGAAAGAGAGGTCCACATGCCTTAAAAAGATGTGTTTTTATGTACGAGGAGGGTACTCCCACATTCTAAGAACGTAAAATAACACATACATAGCTatggcttcttcttcttcttcctcttcctctcatGCTGCTACCGTACCCCTGAAaaaatatgatgttttcatCAGCTTTAGAGGCGATGACACTCGCGCTGGTTTCACAAGCCATCTTTACACTGCTCTATGCCAATCCTATATCAATACCTACATAGATTATAGGATCGAGAAAGGAGATGAAGTTTGGTCAGAACTTGTTAAAGCAATCAAAGAATCCACTCTGTTTCTTGTTGTGTTCTCAGAGAACTATGCATCTTCAACATGGTGTTTGAACGAACTCGTTCAAATAATGGAGTGTGGTAACAAAAATGAGGATGACAACGTTGTTGTCATTCCTGTTTTTTACCATGTTGACCCTTCACACGTGCGGAAACAAACAGGGTATTACGGCGCTGCACTGGCAAAACACAGGGAGCAAGGCAACAATGATGATAAGATGATACAAAATTGGAAGAATGTTCTTTTTCAAGCAGCTAATTTGTCTGGTTTTCATTCAACCACATACAGGTTTTTTAATCTTtgcattaattaaaattagattTTGTCAAGGTTTCgtaattgaacttttttttttttttttaagtagtttaatggttaaaatttacatcttttaaaataaataagtggggtgtctgagATTCGAACTCCAGCATCTGAATATCAATGCATGTCCTTGCCAACTGAGTTATGGTCACGAGGACATATGTATTTTGTAATTGAActtcataattaattaataaatgtaaGTATATtggtttatttatatatattttctatgaTATGATTAAAATATCGACTATAAGATCTTAGAGCTACACAtatccaatatatatatatatataggatgtaTATGACAATGACTATTTTATATAAGAATGTTTATTAACCATTAGATGAAAAATGGATGATTAAGATTAAAAAAGACATTTAAAACAACACCTGTTCCACTCCTTATATGGCTTATTCTATCATTTTTCAAGAACCCATTCAACAACACACCTTCCATCCTGCATCTTCTTCCTCACacccagtggcggagccaggaattaCATAGAGCTTGGGcgaaaaatttatcgcaaattcacatgtgacataatatatataaattccttccttcaaaaaaaaaaaaaaaatatatatatatatatatatatatatatatagataaatagtcatatataaaaataaaaaaggattgTCGTATTAAATTGTTTGAAGGATTTATCGACAGTGGTGGATCTTGAGTTATTTTCTCGGGGGTACCAAAAttctatgaaatatatattaagctGTTTGAAAGATATATCAAAAATGTTAACTGCTGTTGTGGTTTAATTTACATGAGTATGGCCCAAAGGTGTGTGTTCGATTCCCTCTATGGAACTTTATATAGAAACATTACGGTACCATGGGTTCTAAGGAAGATCCGCCACTGATTATCGATCGAGCCCTGCTCACACCCCATCTGTCGTATACTCGTATCCCTTCTCCCTCATAATTGGTTCAAAATCAATCTTATGAAAATCACTTACAggatgaaaaatgataaaattgaatcTAGATCCAAATTAATACGAGAGATGAAAAAccaaattaattcaattttttcctCTTCATTCCCAATTTTCTAAAATGTTTTGGTTCCTTCATCGTCTTTGGGTGACGTGACTTTGTGGCCATCAGCGACCATCCCTGCAACCTTGTTGGAGTTTAATTTTCCGTCCATTAAGTCGTTGATCTAAATCTCGGTGAATCTAGATCCGGTTATCCTGGCCTCACCGGAAAAATAGTCGGTAAGCTCTCAACTCTCGCCGATCTAATTGTTTCACGTCAGTAAGTTTCTCGGCATCAGCTGGAATTTCATCTCCGACGAGATTCCGGCAGGGATTAGTCAGCTTTGCAATCTCAGAACAATCAATTTAAGTTACAGAAACCTTTCGGAAATTGTTCCTCCGTCAATCGGAAAATTGCCGGAGTTGTCGTGTCACCGGCGGTTGGCATAGATGAAAGCAATACTGGAATGGTGTTGTTTGGATTGAAGATGGGTTGAACATAGACACATGATACATTGTAGAAAGAGTATGTGTTGTTTAAAAGAGGGCTTTTAATCATAACTATTTATTTGTAATCTAACGATCCATATGCATTATCATTATTCTCACATAAGAAAGCTATTCTCGTTAGAAatggcatatatatatatatatatatatatatatatatatgtatgtacaACTATTTGAGATaactttgatgacaacttttattttctctcttcttattggtccaaaacaatggagagacaaaaaggaagagaaagaataaaaatataatgtgagtatgagagagaaagttgtcaaaaagttttAATAAAGTGGTTgtccaaatatcatttctatatatatatatatatacgggtttgttagaacacacccactagtttttatgtgggagtgttctAGCAAAGCTACactttaaggtgtatttaaccactttttaattattcacttgctaaaatactcctacAAAaaaagtgggtgtattctagcaaatgcctataggatttgctacACCCACTTGTtattttagaaggtgtgttatagcaacatataccttaaggtgtatttattaactttttagttagcgttaatagtgttttacccccatgtaatataggtcattttcggttttactccctgtaaaatatatttttttgaatttcgtccttgtaatttgaatatttttggttttggaccttcatgaattttgattgtac from Medicago truncatula cultivar Jemalong A17 chromosome 8, MtrunA17r5.0-ANR, whole genome shotgun sequence includes the following:
- the LOC25500467 gene encoding disease resistance protein RUN1 yields the protein MASSSSSSSSHAATVPLKKYDVFISFRGDDTRAGFTSHLYTALCQSYINTYIDYRIEKGDEVWSELVKAIKESTLFLVVFSENYASSTWCLNELVQIMECGNKNEDDNVVVIPVFYHVDPSHVRKQTGYYGAALAKHREQGNNDDKMIQNWKNVLFQAANLSGFHSTTYRFFNLCIN